A stretch of the Vigna radiata var. radiata cultivar VC1973A chromosome 9, Vradiata_ver6, whole genome shotgun sequence genome encodes the following:
- the LOC106772905 gene encoding transcription factor EGL1 isoform X2, translating into MANKGSPKHEKMQKNLCTQLAVAVRSIQWSYGIFWAPSTTEERVLEWREGYYNGDIKTRKTVQAMELEMKADKIGLQRSEQLKELYKFLLAGEADPQTKRPSAALAPEDLSDLEWYYLVCMSFVFSHNQSLPGKALEIGDTIWLCDAQHADSKIFSRSLLAKSASIQTVVCFPYQKGVIEIGSTELVIEDPNLIQHVKACFLEISKPTCSDKSSSVLDKPHDDKYPTCTKGDRRVFDAMALENPCSLEKKIKFDNHDHVNGLEGDNNEDSNMDFPDGCEHHYPMESMIDGMHGVPSQVHFVNDALVIGAPDSLSSCDCMSEASENQGKDSKNEGQTQLLELQDCYKPKRGFLDAGADEDLCYIRTLCAILGNSSTFKANPYAGNSNCRSSFAKWKKGRVSERKRSKFHQSMLKKTLFKVPFMHRSYFSRKSQKESDRMEWTSKLENAGDDFMEKALTDKKREVKNFHFAPPSISEEEKISILGDTIKYLKRLETRVEELESYMEVADAEARTRRKCPDVLEQMSDNYGTRKICMGVKPWMNKRKASGFDEMDTELERLVCEEAKALDVKVKVKEQEVLIEMKCPYREYILYDIMDTINNLHLDAHTVESSTSDGVLSLTLKSKFRGAATAPLRMIKEALWKAYGNV; encoded by the exons ATGGCCAACAAGGGAAGTCCAAAGCATGAGAAGATGCAGAAAAACCTTTGCACACAACTTGCTGTTGCAGTGAGAAGCATTCAATGGAGTTATGGGATCTTCTGGGCACCTTCAACTACTGAAGAAAG GGTGCTGGAATGGAGAGAAGGGTACTATAATGGAGACATTAAGACAAGAAAAACTGTTCAAGCCATGGAATTGGAAATGAAGGCTGATAAAATAGGTCTGCAGAGGAGTGAGCAACTGAAGGAACTGTACAAGTTTCTTCTTGCAGGTGAAGCTGATCCACAAACTAAAAGGCCTTCTGCTGCATTAGCTCCAGAGGATCTCTCAGATTTGGAGTGGTATTACTTGGTTTGCATGTCCTTTGTTTTCAGTCACAATCAAAG TTTGCCTGGAAAAGCACTGGAAATTGGTGACACAATCTGGTTATGCGATGCTCAACATGCAGATAGTAAAATATTCTCTCGTTCTTTGCTAGCAAAG AGTGCCTCAATTCAG ACCGTGGTGTGTTTTCCCTATCAGAAAGGCGTTATTGAGATAGGTTCAACTGAACTG GTTATCGAGGACCCTAATCTCATCCAACATGTGAAGGCTTGCTTCTTAGAAATCTCAAAGCCTACATGTTCTGATAAATCTTCCTCTGTGCTTGATAAGCCTCATGATGATAAATATCCAACATGTACCAAGGGTGACCGCAGGGTGTTTGATGCAATGGCTCTGGAGAATCCATGTTCCcttgaaaagaaaatcaaatttgatAATCATGATCATGTCAATGGATTAGAAGGTGATAACAATGAAGATTCTAACATGGATTTTCCTGATGGTTGTGAGCATCATTACCCTATGGAATCCATGATTGATGGTATGCATGGTGTGCCCTCTCAAGTTCATTTTGTGAATGATGCCTTGGTCATCGGTGCTCCTGATTCCCTGAGTTCTTGTGACTGCATGTCTGAAGCTTCTGAGAACCAAGGCAAGGATTCCAAGAATGAAGGCCAAACTCAACTTTTGGAACTTCAAGATTGCTATAAACCAAAGAGAGGCTTCTTGGATGCTGGAGCTGATGAAGACTTGTGCTACATCAGAACACTTTGTGCTATTTTGGGTAACTCATCAACATTTAAGGCAAACCCTTATGCCGGTAACTCAAACTGCAGATCGAGTTTTGCAAAATGGAAGAAAGGTAGAGTTTCTGAAAGGAAGAGGTCAAAGTTTCACCAAAGCATGTTAAAGAAGACTTTGTTTAAGGTCCCCTTTATGCACAGAAGTTACTTTTCCCGCAAGTCACAGAAAGAGAGTGACAGAATGGAATGGACTAGTAAGTTGGAAAATGCTGGTGATGATTTCATGGAAAAAGCATTAACtgataagaaaagagaagttAAAAACTTCCATTTTGCTCCACCTTCTATAAGTGAG GAGGAGAAGATTTCAATTCTTGGTGACACAATTAAGTACTTGAAAAGGCTTGAGACTAGAGTGGAAGAGCTAGAATCTTACATGGAAGTTGCAGATGCTGAAGCAAGAACCAGGAGAAAATGCCCTGATGTTCTAGAACAGATGTCTGATAACTATGGCACCAGAAAGATTTGCATGGGAGTGAAACCTTGGATGAACAAGAGGAAGGCCAGTGGTTTTGATGAAATGGACACAGAACTAGAAAGACTTGTTTGTGAAGAAGCAAAGGCATTGGATGTGAAAGTGAAGGTAAAGGAGCAGGAGGTTTTGATTGAGATGAAATGTCCTTACAGAGAATACATACTCTATGATATCATGGATACCATTAACAACCTACATTTAGATGCTCACACAGTTGAATCATCAACGAGTGACGGTGTTCTCTCATTGACACTTAAATCTAAG tttcgAGGAGCAGCAACAGCACCACTGAGGATGATCAAAGAAGCACTCTGGAAAGCATATGGAAATGTTTGA
- the LOC106772905 gene encoding transcription factor EGL1 isoform X1, which yields MANKGSPKHEKMQKNLCTQLAVAVRSIQWSYGIFWAPSTTEERVLEWREGYYNGDIKTRKTVQAMELEMKADKIGLQRSEQLKELYKFLLAGEADPQTKRPSAALAPEDLSDLEWYYLVCMSFVFSHNQSSLPGKALEIGDTIWLCDAQHADSKIFSRSLLAKSASIQTVVCFPYQKGVIEIGSTELVIEDPNLIQHVKACFLEISKPTCSDKSSSVLDKPHDDKYPTCTKGDRRVFDAMALENPCSLEKKIKFDNHDHVNGLEGDNNEDSNMDFPDGCEHHYPMESMIDGMHGVPSQVHFVNDALVIGAPDSLSSCDCMSEASENQGKDSKNEGQTQLLELQDCYKPKRGFLDAGADEDLCYIRTLCAILGNSSTFKANPYAGNSNCRSSFAKWKKGRVSERKRSKFHQSMLKKTLFKVPFMHRSYFSRKSQKESDRMEWTSKLENAGDDFMEKALTDKKREVKNFHFAPPSISEEEKISILGDTIKYLKRLETRVEELESYMEVADAEARTRRKCPDVLEQMSDNYGTRKICMGVKPWMNKRKASGFDEMDTELERLVCEEAKALDVKVKVKEQEVLIEMKCPYREYILYDIMDTINNLHLDAHTVESSTSDGVLSLTLKSKFRGAATAPLRMIKEALWKAYGNV from the exons ATGGCCAACAAGGGAAGTCCAAAGCATGAGAAGATGCAGAAAAACCTTTGCACACAACTTGCTGTTGCAGTGAGAAGCATTCAATGGAGTTATGGGATCTTCTGGGCACCTTCAACTACTGAAGAAAG GGTGCTGGAATGGAGAGAAGGGTACTATAATGGAGACATTAAGACAAGAAAAACTGTTCAAGCCATGGAATTGGAAATGAAGGCTGATAAAATAGGTCTGCAGAGGAGTGAGCAACTGAAGGAACTGTACAAGTTTCTTCTTGCAGGTGAAGCTGATCCACAAACTAAAAGGCCTTCTGCTGCATTAGCTCCAGAGGATCTCTCAGATTTGGAGTGGTATTACTTGGTTTGCATGTCCTTTGTTTTCAGTCACAATCAAAG TAGTTTGCCTGGAAAAGCACTGGAAATTGGTGACACAATCTGGTTATGCGATGCTCAACATGCAGATAGTAAAATATTCTCTCGTTCTTTGCTAGCAAAG AGTGCCTCAATTCAG ACCGTGGTGTGTTTTCCCTATCAGAAAGGCGTTATTGAGATAGGTTCAACTGAACTG GTTATCGAGGACCCTAATCTCATCCAACATGTGAAGGCTTGCTTCTTAGAAATCTCAAAGCCTACATGTTCTGATAAATCTTCCTCTGTGCTTGATAAGCCTCATGATGATAAATATCCAACATGTACCAAGGGTGACCGCAGGGTGTTTGATGCAATGGCTCTGGAGAATCCATGTTCCcttgaaaagaaaatcaaatttgatAATCATGATCATGTCAATGGATTAGAAGGTGATAACAATGAAGATTCTAACATGGATTTTCCTGATGGTTGTGAGCATCATTACCCTATGGAATCCATGATTGATGGTATGCATGGTGTGCCCTCTCAAGTTCATTTTGTGAATGATGCCTTGGTCATCGGTGCTCCTGATTCCCTGAGTTCTTGTGACTGCATGTCTGAAGCTTCTGAGAACCAAGGCAAGGATTCCAAGAATGAAGGCCAAACTCAACTTTTGGAACTTCAAGATTGCTATAAACCAAAGAGAGGCTTCTTGGATGCTGGAGCTGATGAAGACTTGTGCTACATCAGAACACTTTGTGCTATTTTGGGTAACTCATCAACATTTAAGGCAAACCCTTATGCCGGTAACTCAAACTGCAGATCGAGTTTTGCAAAATGGAAGAAAGGTAGAGTTTCTGAAAGGAAGAGGTCAAAGTTTCACCAAAGCATGTTAAAGAAGACTTTGTTTAAGGTCCCCTTTATGCACAGAAGTTACTTTTCCCGCAAGTCACAGAAAGAGAGTGACAGAATGGAATGGACTAGTAAGTTGGAAAATGCTGGTGATGATTTCATGGAAAAAGCATTAACtgataagaaaagagaagttAAAAACTTCCATTTTGCTCCACCTTCTATAAGTGAG GAGGAGAAGATTTCAATTCTTGGTGACACAATTAAGTACTTGAAAAGGCTTGAGACTAGAGTGGAAGAGCTAGAATCTTACATGGAAGTTGCAGATGCTGAAGCAAGAACCAGGAGAAAATGCCCTGATGTTCTAGAACAGATGTCTGATAACTATGGCACCAGAAAGATTTGCATGGGAGTGAAACCTTGGATGAACAAGAGGAAGGCCAGTGGTTTTGATGAAATGGACACAGAACTAGAAAGACTTGTTTGTGAAGAAGCAAAGGCATTGGATGTGAAAGTGAAGGTAAAGGAGCAGGAGGTTTTGATTGAGATGAAATGTCCTTACAGAGAATACATACTCTATGATATCATGGATACCATTAACAACCTACATTTAGATGCTCACACAGTTGAATCATCAACGAGTGACGGTGTTCTCTCATTGACACTTAAATCTAAG tttcgAGGAGCAGCAACAGCACCACTGAGGATGATCAAAGAAGCACTCTGGAAAGCATATGGAAATGTTTGA